ATTTGTTAGGTCAATACGGTGATACTTTCAAGAAAGAGGCAATTGTAACGGCATTTCTGGATGCAGTGGTTTGGACGCTCGTATGCGGCAAAGACCAAAAAAGAAAGCAGGAAGTGGAGCAGAACCTGTTGAAACTTGGCATTGGTCAGATGGCAAAGGATCAGGCATTGCTACAGCTTGTGTCACAGGAAGAATATAGTCGCGAAGATGCAAATGTCTACTTCGTGTCTACCTATGCTGGTAAACTGGAAGACTTCTCTGATGATATGCTTGTGGCTATGGGGATTGACATATACTATCAGCGTTATCATGAGTTGCTGGAGATGATCAGGCTAAATCAAGGTGATGAGGTACAAAAGGAAGTATTTGGTCATGTGGAAAAAGGTCAGCATCTGATTGAGCCAATGCCGGGAGTAGGTGTACTGTTGCTGATGATGAAAGGTTGGCTAGGTGAAGAGATCAAAAACCTGCTTCCGGAGCTGATTGAAACTTACAATAAGAAACGGGGAGTTAGTTTCTCCGATACTGATATCAACTATACGACAAACAGACTGATTGAATTGAGTTGTCAATTCGAGCAACAGCCACTGAAGGTTGGACTGGTGACATCATCCATCTTTTATGAGGCGGATATTGTGATCAAGGAGGTGTTTGCAGTACTCAGGGAATGGATTATGGAATCTGCGGTGTCTGAGAAACGCAAGCAGTTTATTGCCGAACAGTTATTTGACTACCGCAATGTGTACGATAGCTTTGTAACAGCTTCTGATTCCAATGAGATCAGGTTGAAGCCTCACCGTGACCTTTACAGCATAGCCCTTCACCAACTGGGAATTCACCCAAATGACTTTGACAAGGTAGCAGGTTTTGAGGACAGCCAAAGCGGTACAGTTGCCATGCGTGCGGCGGGTATCGGTTTAAGCATTGCTGTCCCATTTGCCCAAACGGCAGGACATGACCTGAGTGCAGCCACATTTATTTGCAAGGGCGGTGTGCCTGAGGTACTGCTCGAAGAACAGCTTTTTATCCGAAATGAGGTATTGCAGTCATAATACCCATACCCAATTATTTAGATCAGAAAGAAATATAGCATAGAGAAAACCATGGAGAATAACGTTTATCACGTAATATCGAACACACACTGGGATAGGGAATGGCGTTTTCCTTTCCAAAGAAACAGACAAATGCTTACCGACATGATGGATGCCGTACTGGGGATTCTGGAATCAGATCCTGAGTACAGGGCATACCATCTGGATAGCCAGTCCATTGTCCTGAGAGACTATTTGGAAGTGAAACCTCACAAAAAAGAACAGATCATCCAGTTTGTGAAGGAGAACCGTCTGTTGATCGGACCTTGGTACATCTTGCCTGACCAGTTTCAGGTAGGGGGCGAAAACCATGTCCGTAACCTACTGCTTGGGCACAAGGTCTGCGCAGAGCACGGTGGTGTTTCCAAGATCGGTTACTCTCCATTCTCATGGGGACAAATCTCTCAGTTGCCTCAGCTTTACAAGCAGTTCAATATTGACCTGATCATGTTCTACAGGGGCATCAATGCACTGGAGTCTCCTAGGTCAGAGTTTATGTGGGAAGGTGCAGACGGCACACGTATGGTGTCTTCACGTTTCTCTACTATGCCGAGATACAATTTCTATTTCTATATCTACCGCAATGCGGTACACAATGAAGACCCTTGGGAGGTGGAGTACAAGTGGTCAAAAGGTGGGACCCCATTCCACTTCGCTGACAGGCAGCAGCAAGATGAGGACTTCTTTATTGTAGCTCCAGTCGAAGGGTATTATCCTGAAACACTGGAGCCTTGGGCTAACAGGTTACGTGAGGAGCAGGACCACGATTTCACGACACCGCATAAGATCTGGATGGAAGGACACGACTCTTCAGGTCCGAATGGCAAAACAGTACAGATCATCAAGGATATTAAGGAAAAGATGAACCTGGATGTGCGTCATTCCACATTGCTGGAGTATGCAAAGCATATTGCAGAAAGTGTCAATGAGGAAGAGCTGTCACTGGTAACAGGTGAGCGCCGTTCGGCTCAGGCAAACCGTCGTAGCGGTAACCTGTACGGTTACACAACTTCAGCGAGGATGTACCTGAAGCAGAAAAACTTTGATGCGGAGCGTTGGTTGCAGTTTTATGCAGAGCCGTTCAACGTATTCTCTGGATTGCAGGGACGTGACATCCGCGACCAGTACTTAGATATCGCTTGGGAAAAAGTATTGCAGAATGCAGCACATGATTCCATTGGTGGTTGCTCACTGGATGCCATCCATGATGACATGATGCACCGCTACAAGGAGGTGATCGAAATCTCAAGAGGGGTGTTTGAACGTGCGATGAAACATTCAGTACTGCAACTGAATACAGACAGGCTGGTGGATCCTTCGGAGGAGCAAGTGAACGACAAAGTATTCTTGGTGGCAGTCAACCCGAACAACAGCAATAGAACCACCGTGGTGGAAGCCTATCTGGACATTCCGGTGGAGTTTGATCAGGAAGGGTTCGAAATTGTGGATGAAGACGGAAAGGTGCTTAACTGCCAGCTGATAGAGCGTATGCCACAGCAGCATGTACTAGAGCAAATGACCAACCGTCCGATGTTCTTTGATATGGTTCGTTACCGTGCCTATGTAGAACTGACTGATCTTCCTGCGTTTGGAATGAAAGCGTTCCGCATCAAGCCAAAGGCACTGGTATTAGAGCCAAAAGATAGACTGGTGACAGTATTGTCACAGCCTGTAATGGAAAACAGTTTCCTGAAGGTGACAATCAATGCCAATGGTACACTGAATGTCATAGAAAAATTATCAGGTACGGAATATAATGAGATCGCTTACCTGTATGATGAAGGTGAAGCGGGGCATGCATGGGTCAATACTCCAACAGCACCATTTGTGACCACTGAAAAAGCAAAACCTGAGATCGAGGTGCTGGAGAATGGTGCACTGTCTGCTACTGTAGCCATCAGGCATACACTTTCATTGTACAATAACCTTTCTGACCGCAAAGCAGAAAATGGAAATGTAACGGATGTACCCGTAACCTTATTGGTAACCCTGACCAAAAATGCCAAGCGAGTGGACTTCCAAATCGAGATGGATAACAAGGTGGAGAGTCACCGCCTGCGTATCATGTTCCCGACAGGATTGACAGGGGCTACACATTCCTTTGGCGAGGGACAGTTTGATGTGGTGAAACGATCACTGGAAAGACCAGATACAACGGAATGGGTAGAACAACCAATGTATGACTTCCCGATGCACCAGTTTGTTGATCTAACAGATGGCAAGAAAGGGGCAGCTATTCTGGTAGATGGTCTGAAGGAATATGAGGTGCTGGAAGATCAGGATAAGACTATTGCCATCACATTGTTGAGAGGGTTTGAGTTTATCATCAACCCAGCAGCAGAGCAGGACTATACCCATGAGAAAGGTTCACAGTGTTTGGGTAAACAAAGCTTCCGCCTGTCCTTCTATCCGCATCAGGGAGACTGGACAGAAGGTAATGTATATACAGAAGCATTGGATTTCAACTATGAGGTACGCCTGATTCAGACAGGACCACTAAACGGTAATTTGGGTACCAGTACTTCATTCTTGAACATCGAAAATAAGGATATCCAGTTTTCTGCATTGAAGAAGGCTGAAAGCGATCAGGAGCGTACCGCTGTGTTAAGGATATTCAATCCAACTGAAGCAACCCAAAAGACAGCTGTCAACTTTGGTTTTGAGCTGGCGTCAGCAACACTGATGACACTGGAAGAGAAAGAAATTGAAAACTTGCAGCTATCAGGTCAGCAAAGCTTTGAGTTGGAGTTGGGAGCAAAGAAAATTGTAACAGTTAAGGTTGAGTTTAAATAGGGATGATAGGTTTTGTGAAAGCGACAGTTTTTTGTCGCTTTTCACTTTCCCTTAGAACACTTTCGGAGGACCTTTTCAACAAGACAGAAAAATGAAAATATTGTATATACCGCTGGATGAGCGTCCTTGTAACTATCTGTATCCACAGATGATCGGACGTTTACAGCAAGAAATGGAATTGGTTGTACCACCAATGGAACTGTTGAGCCAGAAGAAGACTCCAGCAGATATCAGCAAACTGTGGAATTGGGTCAATCAGCAGGCACCGACATGTGACGCAGGTATTTTTTCCATTGAGATGTTGGTATATGGTGGCTTGTTGCCTTCACGTTTGCATCAAGCAAGTGTTGAAGAGCTGACGGCCACACTTAACAAGGTGAAAACGTTGAAGGAGCATCACCCTGAGTTCAGGATTTATGCCAGCAACTTGATCATGCGTACACCGCATTATGACAGTAGTGAGGAGGAGCCTGACTACTATGCAGATTATGGGGAGCGAATCTTCAACTGGGCTTGGTTTACAGACAAGAAGGAGCGAGAAGGACTAACTGCTGAGGAGGCGTCAAAGCTTGAACAGATCAGCCGTGAAT
The Limibacter armeniacum DNA segment above includes these coding regions:
- a CDS encoding HAD family hydrolase translates to MIVDKHNASAMVMELGEQFAKVKNPEFVFPSYELYALAPKQEQGVAILKAVVMDMDGTTTTTEEICLHALEYMVRKMGDRMDKTLWEGLDKVVDYPNVIGNSTTKHVEYLLGQYGDTFKKEAIVTAFLDAVVWTLVCGKDQKRKQEVEQNLLKLGIGQMAKDQALLQLVSQEEYSREDANVYFVSTYAGKLEDFSDDMLVAMGIDIYYQRYHELLEMIRLNQGDEVQKEVFGHVEKGQHLIEPMPGVGVLLLMMKGWLGEEIKNLLPELIETYNKKRGVSFSDTDINYTTNRLIELSCQFEQQPLKVGLVTSSIFYEADIVIKEVFAVLREWIMESAVSEKRKQFIAEQLFDYRNVYDSFVTASDSNEIRLKPHRDLYSIALHQLGIHPNDFDKVAGFEDSQSGTVAMRAAGIGLSIAVPFAQTAGHDLSAATFICKGGVPEVLLEEQLFIRNEVLQS
- a CDS encoding alpha-mannosidase; protein product: MENNVYHVISNTHWDREWRFPFQRNRQMLTDMMDAVLGILESDPEYRAYHLDSQSIVLRDYLEVKPHKKEQIIQFVKENRLLIGPWYILPDQFQVGGENHVRNLLLGHKVCAEHGGVSKIGYSPFSWGQISQLPQLYKQFNIDLIMFYRGINALESPRSEFMWEGADGTRMVSSRFSTMPRYNFYFYIYRNAVHNEDPWEVEYKWSKGGTPFHFADRQQQDEDFFIVAPVEGYYPETLEPWANRLREEQDHDFTTPHKIWMEGHDSSGPNGKTVQIIKDIKEKMNLDVRHSTLLEYAKHIAESVNEEELSLVTGERRSAQANRRSGNLYGYTTSARMYLKQKNFDAERWLQFYAEPFNVFSGLQGRDIRDQYLDIAWEKVLQNAAHDSIGGCSLDAIHDDMMHRYKEVIEISRGVFERAMKHSVLQLNTDRLVDPSEEQVNDKVFLVAVNPNNSNRTTVVEAYLDIPVEFDQEGFEIVDEDGKVLNCQLIERMPQQHVLEQMTNRPMFFDMVRYRAYVELTDLPAFGMKAFRIKPKALVLEPKDRLVTVLSQPVMENSFLKVTINANGTLNVIEKLSGTEYNEIAYLYDEGEAGHAWVNTPTAPFVTTEKAKPEIEVLENGALSATVAIRHTLSLYNNLSDRKAENGNVTDVPVTLLVTLTKNAKRVDFQIEMDNKVESHRLRIMFPTGLTGATHSFGEGQFDVVKRSLERPDTTEWVEQPMYDFPMHQFVDLTDGKKGAAILVDGLKEYEVLEDQDKTIAITLLRGFEFIINPAAEQDYTHEKGSQCLGKQSFRLSFYPHQGDWTEGNVYTEALDFNYEVRLIQTGPLNGNLGTSTSFLNIENKDIQFSALKKAESDQERTAVLRIFNPTEATQKTAVNFGFELASATLMTLEEKEIENLQLSGQQSFELELGAKKIVTVKVEFK